In Pseudonocardia sp. DSM 110487, the sequence CGACCACGGCAAGCTGCTCTCCTACAACAAGGCCGAGGTCGTCGCCGGCAGCCCCAACCCGGAGGCCGCCGCGAAGTTCATCGACTACCTGCTCTCGCCGCAGGTGCAGACGGGCAACGCCACGGCGTTCTCGGACAAGCCGGTCAACCGCGACGCCACCCTGCCGCCGGTGATCGCGCAGGTGTCCGGGGGAGCGGCGAGCGACCCCGCTGCCGCCGGATTCGCCCCGCTCGACCTCGCGTTCGTCGGCGCCCACCGCGCGGCGTGGATCGACGAGTTCGCCCGGCGGGTGTCCGGATAATGCGAGAGCCGATCCCGGTCGTGATCGACTGCGATCCCGGGGTGGACGACGCGATCGCACTGCTGCTTGCGTTCCGCTCGCCCGAGCTGGAGGTCCTCGGCGTCACGACCGTGGCCGGCAACGCGGGCGTCGACGTGGTCACCGCCAACGCCGCAGCCGTCCTGGATCTCGCGGGCGCGCCCACCGATCTCCCGCTGGCCCGCGGTGCGGCCGGACCGCTGCGGGGCGGCCGGCGCGTGCCCGACGAGCCGATCCACGGGATCGGTGCGCTGGGCGGGGTCACGCTGCAGGCGAGCGCACGCCGCGTCGAGGCGGGTGCGCCGGAGCTGATCGCGCGGCTCGCCCTCGACCGACCGGGCGAGGTCGTGCTCGTCGCGATCGGCCCGCTGACGAACGTTGCGCGGCTGGTCACCGAACACCCGGACGCCGCGGCCGCGCTGCGCGGGATCGTGCACATGGGCGGCGCCGCGTTCGTGCCGGGCAACATCACTCCGGCCGCCGAGTTCAACACGTTCTGCGACCCCGAGGCCGCCCGGGCCGTGCTGACCTCAGGTCTGCCGGTCCGGGTGGTCCCGCTCGACGTCACGCGCCGCGCCGCGTTCCCCGGACGGCTGAGCGACCGGCTCGCTGCCTCGTCCGATGTGCGAACGGCCACGGCCGGGGCCATGCTGCGGGGCCTCACCGACCGGCACGAGGCGCGGCACGGGAAGCGGCTCTGCTACGTGCACGACGCCACCGCACTGGCCGCGGTGATCGATCCGGCGCCGTTCGGCTGGCACCGGCACGCGGTCGACGTCGAGTGCGCGGGTGAGCTCACCCGGGGTGCGCTCGTGGTGGACGTGTACGGCCGGACGCGCGGGCCGGCCACCGTCGACGTCGCGCTCGAACTGGAGCCCGCGGCGATCGAGGCGCTGCTGCTGGACGCGCTGGAGGGGAGTCGATGATCGAGGGCACGCTGCTGCTGGCAGGCGGCTCGGTGATCTCGGTGCACACGGGGGAGACCTTCCGGGCCGATGTGCTCCTCGCGGGTGACCGCATCAGGGCGGTCCTGGCTCCTGGCACGGCCGAGCTGGCGGCGCCGGAGACCGTGGACGTCACCGGCCGGCTCGTCGTACCCGGCTACATCGACGCGCACATGCATGTGGAGAGCTCGCTGGTCACGCCGGTGGAGTTCGAGGCGCTGACGCTCCCGCTCGGCACCACCACCGTGCTGGCCGACCCGCACGAGATCGTCAACGTTGCCGGCCGCGAGGCGATGGCGTGGATGATCGAGCAGGGCAGGGGGCTGCGGCAGGACATCCGGTGGGCGGTGCCGTCGTGCGTCCCGTCGCTGCACGGTTTCGAGACCGCGGGCGCCGACCTGGATGCCGCCGACATCGCGGAGATGCTCGGCTGGGAGGGCGTCACCACGCTGGGCGAGGTGATGGACTACCGGGCGGTGATCTCCCGCGATGCGCGCACCACCGCGATCATCGACGCCGCGAAGGATGCGGGCGTGCGCCTCGACGGGCACTGCCCGCACATCAGCGGCGCCGACCTGAACGAGTACCTCTGGGCCGGGATCGACTCCGACCACACCAAGAACTCGGCCGCGGTCACCGTCGAGAAGGCCCGGCTGGGCATGGTGATGATGCTGCAGGAGAAGTGCCTGAGCGATGAGCTCGTGTCGGCACTGCTCGCGCTGCCGGTGCTCCCGGACTTCTGCCTGGTCAGCGACGACGTCGCGCCCGACGCCGTGCTCGACCGCGGCCATCTCGACCACCTCGCGGCGGTCGCGCTGGCCTGCGGCATGCCGCCGCTGGTGGTGCTGCGTGCGCTCACCCTGCACCCCGCCCGGCGGCTCGGGCTCGACGACCGGGGCGTCGTCGCCCCCGGTCGCCGCGCCGACCTCGTGGTGCTGCGCGACCTGACCTCGTTCACGCCGGAGCTGGTGATCTGTCGCGGGCGTCCGGTCGAAGCGGGGGCAGAGCGTCCCCGCGTCGACAACCCGTTCGGCGAGTCGGTGCACGTCCCCGCCGACCTCACCGGTCTCGCCACCTGGCGGGCGGACCTGCCCGACGGCGACCACACGTTCCGCGCCCTGCGGGTCAACCCCACCGACACCTACACCGCGCCCGACGAGATCGTGCTGCCGGTGCGGGACGGGGTGGTCGGCTGGGAGGGGCGCTGCGCCGTGGTCACCGTCCTGGAGCGGCACAGCGGCGCGGGTACGGGGCAGACCGCGCCGGTGCTCGGATTCGACCTCGAGCCGGGGGCGTTCGCCACTACGTACGCCCACGACAGCCACAACCTCACTGTGATCGCCACATCGGCGGTCGCACTGGAGGAGGCGGCGACCCGGGTTGTCGCGCTCGGCGGGGGCATCAGCGTGGTGCGCGACGGTGCCCACCCGGTGGACCTGCCGCTGCCCGTCGGTGGCGTCATGTCGACCCGGCCCGGTGCCGACGTCGCCGCGGGCGCACGGGCGGTCCGGGCGGCGGTGCAGGAGTGGGGCTGGCGGCACGCGAACCCGTTCATGAGCCTGACGACCCTCGCGCTGCCGGTCTCGCCGCAGGTGAAGATCACCGACAGGGGCCTCGTCCGCGTGGTGCGGCGGGACTGGGAACCGGCGGTGCTGGACGCCGTATAGCTATCGCCACCAGGCCTCGACCGGCGCGATCGGGGCGGTGATGTCCATGTGGCGCTCCAGCAGCCGCAACGACCGTCGCGTGTCCGGATGATTCGGGCCCAGGACGGACAGCTGGTCGTCGATCACGAGCGCGAGGAGCGCCATCGCCCGCATCCGCTGCCCCCTGTGGAGCAGCACGTGGGCCAGGGTGGAGGTCCAGCGGAGCGTGAGCGGGTCGTTCGGCCCGGCCATCTTCTCCAGCTCCTCGACGTAGAGCTGCAGATCTATGGAGGCGTCGCGGAATCGGTGCGCCTTGATGGCCCTGCAGGCCCGCTTCATAATCCAGAAGTTCGTGACCCACTCCGACGCGGCGCCGACCAGGGCGAGCCCGACCACCACGGCGAGCCAGAACGCCGTCTCCCGCATCCACTCCGGGGTGGCATCGACACCCCCGACCAGGACCGCGATACCAACACCCGCCGTGTACAGCACCACCGCGGCAACGCCGATCACGACGGCTGGTGGCAGCGGCAAGGGCCTCCGGCGTCGAAACCGGTTCATGGTCTTCTGTCCTCCCGAGGATGCATCCGACACACCAGGTAGGACCGAAGAAGGAGCGCAACGGTTGGGGTGGTGCGGGCGCCGCCCCCCGGTGTCCAGCGTGGTCGAAGGGACCGACGGGTTCGGTCGCGCCGGTGCGCTTCGGCGGCGAGTTGTCCACCTCGGGGTTCGGCCATCCACAGGTTCGCGCGAACCCCGCTCGACGCACCGGATCGCTCGTAGCGTCGATCGCGTGACGCTCCCCGCTCGCTCGCCGATCCCTGATCTCGATCCGCCGCGGCCACCCGACCTGCGACTGGTGCCCGCCGCGCTCGCGGTGTGGGCCGTCGTGCTGCTGGGCATCGGGCTCGGGCCGATCGCAGGCGTGGCGATGCTGATCGGATGCGTGCTGCTCGTCGGGGTCACGGTGGTGCGGCGCCGTGGAGCACCCTGGGTCCTCGCCGCAGGTGGCTGTGCGGGGGCTGCCGCGCTCGTCGTCACCGCGCACGCGTTGCTGGTCGATCGGCACCCGCTGCGCGCTCCCGCGGAACGAGGCGCCGCCGCGGCCATGCGGGTGGTCGTCGCCGACGACCCGCGGCCGATCCGGACCGCCGGCTACGGGGCGCAGCCAGGGCGGGCGGGCCAGGTGGTCGTGCCGGCGGCGCTGGAACGGGCGGAGGTCGGCGCCGACGCGTGGGCCGTGGGCGGCCGGGTCCTGCTGATCGCGCCCGCCGACGAATGGTCGGTGCTGCTCCCCGGCCAGGCCGCCACCGCTCACGGGCTGCTCGCCCCGGCCGGGCGCAGCGACCTCACGGTCGCGGTGCTGCGGGTCCGCGGCCCGCCGGGGGAGGTCGAGCCGCCGCCGTGGTGGCAGCACGCGGCGGGCGGGCTGCGGGCCGGGCTGCGGGAAGCTGCGCAGGTGCTGCCGCCCGCGCAGGGTGGGCTGCTGCCGGGCCTGGCCGTGGGAGACACGAGCCTGCTCACCGCGGAAGTCGAGGCCGACTTCCGGGCGGCTGGGCTCAGCCACCTTCTCGCGGTGTCCGGGGCGAATCTCGCGATCGTGGCCGGTGCGGTCCTCGCGTTGCTACGCGTGCTGCGGGCCGATCCCCGGCTCTCCGCCGCCGTCAGCGCGGCCGCCGTGCTCGGGTTCGTGGTGCTCGCGCGGCCGTCGCCGAGCGTCGTGCGCGCCGCGGCGATGGCTGCCGTCGTGCTACTCGCGCTGGCGATCGGGCGGGGGCGGTCCGCGCTGCCCGCGTTGGCGGCGGCGGTGATGGTGTTGCTGCTGGCCGATCCGGCGCTCGCCGTCGATCCCGGATTCGCGCTCTCGGTGCTCGCCACCGCCGCGCTCGTGTTGCTCGCGCCGGGCTGGTCCGCCGCACTGCAGCGGCGCGGTGTGCCGCGGTGGGGCGCGGAGGCGCTCGCCGTGCCGGCGGCGGCGTTCCTCGCCACCGCTCCGTTGGTCGCGGGGCTGAACGCGCAGGTGAGCCCGGTCGCGGTGGTCGCCAACCTGCTCGCCGTGCCGGCCGTCGCACCGGCCACGGTGCTGGGCGTGCTTGCCGCGGTGCTCTCGCCACTCGCCGCGTTGCCGGCGCAGGTGTGCGCGTGGGCGGCCGGGCCGGCCCTCTGGTGGCTGGTGCTGGTGGCCGACCGGTCAGCGGCCGTGCCGGGTGCGGTGCTCGACTGGCCGGGTGGGCTACCGGGCGCCGCGCTGCTGGGCCTGCTGGTGCTGGGGCTGCTGTGGTTCGGCCGGTCGCCTCGGTGGCAGGCACTGCTCGTCGCCGTCGCGCTCGGGTTCGCGCTCGTGCTGGTGCCCACGCGCATCGTGCCACCGGGATGGCCGCCTCCTGGATGGGCGGTAGTCGCCTGCGACGTCGGCCAGGGCGACGCCGTCGTGCTCGCCACGGGCCGTCCCGGCTGGGTGGTGCTGGTCGACGCCGGCCCCGACCCCGGCCCGGTCGACGCCTGTCTCGACAGGCTCGGCGTGCAGGGGATCTCGCTGGTCGTGCTCAGCCACCTGCACGCCGACCACGTCGGTGGCCTCGCGGGCGCGCTGCGCGATCGCACGGCCGGGGTCGTCGGGGTCGGCCCGGTGCGTGAGCCGGGGTGGGCGCTGCGGGACGTCGCAGGCACGGCAGCAGACGCGGGCGTGCCCCTCGTGGCACTCGCCGCCGGCAACCGGCTGGAATGGCCTGCGCTCACCC encodes:
- a CDS encoding nucleoside hydrolase — encoded protein: MREPIPVVIDCDPGVDDAIALLLAFRSPELEVLGVTTVAGNAGVDVVTANAAAVLDLAGAPTDLPLARGAAGPLRGGRRVPDEPIHGIGALGGVTLQASARRVEAGAPELIARLALDRPGEVVLVAIGPLTNVARLVTEHPDAAAALRGIVHMGGAAFVPGNITPAAEFNTFCDPEAARAVLTSGLPVRVVPLDVTRRAAFPGRLSDRLAASSDVRTATAGAMLRGLTDRHEARHGKRLCYVHDATALAAVIDPAPFGWHRHAVDVECAGELTRGALVVDVYGRTRGPATVDVALELEPAAIEALLLDALEGSR
- a CDS encoding ComEC/Rec2 family competence protein, translated to MTLPARSPIPDLDPPRPPDLRLVPAALAVWAVVLLGIGLGPIAGVAMLIGCVLLVGVTVVRRRGAPWVLAAGGCAGAAALVVTAHALLVDRHPLRAPAERGAAAAMRVVVADDPRPIRTAGYGAQPGRAGQVVVPAALERAEVGADAWAVGGRVLLIAPADEWSVLLPGQAATAHGLLAPAGRSDLTVAVLRVRGPPGEVEPPPWWQHAAGGLRAGLREAAQVLPPAQGGLLPGLAVGDTSLLTAEVEADFRAAGLSHLLAVSGANLAIVAGAVLALLRVLRADPRLSAAVSAAAVLGFVVLARPSPSVVRAAAMAAVVLLALAIGRGRSALPALAAAVMVLLLADPALAVDPGFALSVLATAALVLLAPGWSAALQRRGVPRWGAEALAVPAAAFLATAPLVAGLNAQVSPVAVVANLLAVPAVAPATVLGVLAAVLSPLAALPAQVCAWAAGPALWWLVLVADRSAAVPGAVLDWPGGLPGAALLGLLVLGLLWFGRSPRWQALLVAVALGFALVLVPTRIVPPGWPPPGWAVVACDVGQGDAVVLATGRPGWVVLVDAGPDPGPVDACLDRLGVQGISLVVLSHLHADHVGGLAGALRDRTAGVVGVGPVREPGWALRDVAGTAADAGVPLVALAAGNRLEWPALTLEVIGPQHPAAFVDGDDGTAVNDGSLVLRARTPAGSVLLTGDVELAAQADLLASGADLRADVLKMPHHGSRYTSVAFLNAVAPRAVLVSVGAGNRYRHPDPGLVGGLERAGATVRRTDLAGDVAVVGGSADLELASRGSPLPAPR
- a CDS encoding adenine deaminase C-terminal domain-containing protein — its product is MIEGTLLLAGGSVISVHTGETFRADVLLAGDRIRAVLAPGTAELAAPETVDVTGRLVVPGYIDAHMHVESSLVTPVEFEALTLPLGTTTVLADPHEIVNVAGREAMAWMIEQGRGLRQDIRWAVPSCVPSLHGFETAGADLDAADIAEMLGWEGVTTLGEVMDYRAVISRDARTTAIIDAAKDAGVRLDGHCPHISGADLNEYLWAGIDSDHTKNSAAVTVEKARLGMVMMLQEKCLSDELVSALLALPVLPDFCLVSDDVAPDAVLDRGHLDHLAAVALACGMPPLVVLRALTLHPARRLGLDDRGVVAPGRRADLVVLRDLTSFTPELVICRGRPVEAGAERPRVDNPFGESVHVPADLTGLATWRADLPDGDHTFRALRVNPTDTYTAPDEIVLPVRDGVVGWEGRCAVVTVLERHSGAGTGQTAPVLGFDLEPGAFATTYAHDSHNLTVIATSAVALEEAATRVVALGGGISVVRDGAHPVDLPLPVGGVMSTRPGADVAAGARAVRAAVQEWGWRHANPFMSLTTLALPVSPQVKITDRGLVRVVRRDWEPAVLDAV
- a CDS encoding tetratricopeptide repeat protein, which produces MPLPPAVVIGVAAVVLYTAGVGIAVLVGGVDATPEWMRETAFWLAVVVGLALVGAASEWVTNFWIMKRACRAIKAHRFRDASIDLQLYVEELEKMAGPNDPLTLRWTSTLAHVLLHRGQRMRAMALLALVIDDQLSVLGPNHPDTRRSLRLLERHMDITAPIAPVEAWWR